The bacterium genome includes the window TCCGACCTTACAGGTACAAATGCAAACTTCCTGACCATGAAATATACGTTGGATGGAGATACAGTATGGACGAGGACATATAACGTTTTAGGATACGATGTTTCGAATGCGATTACAATAGACGAGGATAATGTTTACGTTGCAGGCTACACTCAGAATAATACAACGGATGATTTCAGGGTTATCAAGTACAGCAAACAAGGCAGTCTTCAGTGGAACAGAACTTATGATAGCGGCAAGGACGACGAAGCTCAGGGAATAGCCATTGACAATGTCGGCTGTATCTATGTAACAGGCAAGGCAAGCCTATCAAATATTGGAGATTTCTATACCGTAAAGATCGATGACGACGGAGATTTAATTTGGTCGAAGTTTTACAGCACCCCTAACGATGAAGGCGCTCAAGGCGTCTCGTTCTACAAGAGCCGCATCTATGTAACAGGTTATTCAAAGAATCAGAATGATTGCGACTTCCTTACAATAAGGTACAATCCCGGCGGCGATTCAGTTTGGACAAGCAGGTACGACAGCGGCGATGACGATATAGCTTACGACATAACCACTAATTCCAATTACATCTATTTAACAGGTATATACGATAACGGCATCAATTCGGACTTCAGGGTAATGAAGCTTGAAGAAAAAGAAGTTCAGCTATCGTTGCCAAACGGCTCAGAACAGCTGGTTATTGGTTCAAAGTACGATATTAAATGGAATTGGATAAGCGATATAGACAGTGTCCTTCTTGAATTCAGGAATGAATCAACCGGTGATCTGGACACCATTGGAGTTGTCCCTAACACAGGCGCTTATTCATGGACTGTTCCGAATAAACCGGGCTATCTTACAAAAGCCTTCGTCTCCGACCCGACTGACTATCTGGAAGTCAGGGATTCTAGCGACAGTTACTTCACAATTGCTTCTACAGGTTTAGAGGAAGCTGCGCCTTCGGCCGCAACTAATCTTTTCGTGGAGCAGGATGCCTCGAATCAAGTTTTGATTCATTACGTAATTGCAAACACTTCATCAAACCCCCAGTTGAGGATCTTTTCTGCGGACGGAAGAATGCTTAATGATCTGACTCACAAGATGCTGGCTTCAAAGGGAACGATTTCATGGAACTTCAGGGATTCCAAAGGCGACATAATGGCAAAAGGAGTGTATTTCATAGAACTAAATGCTACTGGTTATTCTTGCACTGCAAAAGTCGTTAAAATCCAATAAGCCTTGAGGTTGACATAGGGTTATCTTCGAGTACTCTTATTCTTGCATGGAGGAATATCCGAAGCCCTGGAGTAGCATTCTGACTCGCGGACTTACTCTTTATCAATTCAAAAAATATTTTATAAATTCCATTGGAGAAAAGGAAGCGCTAAAATCATTTGCAACGCTTCCTGAAGGCGCCCGCGATACCGTTTTAGATGTTAAAAAAAGCAGCTGGTATCCTTTTGAAACACAAAGATTGCTACGAGAATTGATAATATCCAAAACCGACCCCGGAAATCCTCTTGAAGCAATATTCAATATGGGACTGGAAACCGCTTCCTGGGATTTTTCGGGCTTCCTAAAACCTCTCTTCTCATTCATTCCGCTCGAAACAATATTAAATAAAACCGCCGCGCTGTGGAATAAGTATTACAATACCGGGGAAATAACGGTTCATTCCTTTACTAAAGGACTGGCCAGAATCGATTTACATTCCTTTCCGTCGGACCAGCATTTCTGCCCGGTAATAACATCTTGGATGACTATGGCTCTCCGAACATTAAAAAAGAAAGCCCCCTGTGTTAACCATGATATCTGCATCCATAAGGGAGATTCTTTCTGCAGATTCGATCTTACTTACACGCCCTGAATGAATTTTTTTCCTTCGTAATAAAGAAACGACAAACTGATAATGAAACAACATAGCATTTCATTAATAGATAACCAAGTGAATATTTCACTAACTAAATCAATGTAATTCTCTTTTCCTTGACTTTTGCCGAAATCTGAGTTTCATTAACCTGATGCTGCGAGAATGGCTGTCATTTCTGTGGAGGGACATCTTCTGGTGGTGGATTAAGATTTTTATCGGACCACCATTCCGTCTCTTCTGGCAAACAAGGGCTTGTGGAAAGAAATTCTTTCCGCGAAGAGGACAGGCTGCATTTCTGCTTGCCAATCATACCAATACGGTAGACCCCTTTATGCTAGCTGATTTCGTGCTGAGGCCTATTCGATATGTCGTTTCGGATGAATACTTCCGCTACAAGCCCTTGAAAGTAATGCTTGGGTGGCTCAAGGGAATACCCAAGACAAAGAACATCCCCGACTCGGTAACCATGCGGGAATTGCTGAAAGCCGTTAAACGCGGAGAGATTATCGGCGTTTTCCCCGAAGGTCAGCGCAACTGGGACGGCGAAACCATTCCGCTCGAGGATACTATCCCGAGACTCGTGCAGAAGTTGAAAATACCTGTTATATGCGTTAAGCAGCGGGGCTCTTACATGTCGTGGCCGAGATGGTCGAACAGAATAAGAAGAGGCCGGATTATCTTTGAATTCCACTATCTTTTCGAGGACCCCTCCTCCATACCGGAAGATGTCGCTGAGATAAAGCGAAAAATCGAAGAAAAACTGAATTACAACGAACTCGAAGACCCCTTTGTTACGAATCAGCTGTTCGATAGCCCAAGGGTTGCCGAGCACCTTGAGCTTCGCTTGTGGCTTTGCCCGCATTGCCTGAGTTTCTTTACACTCGAATCAAGCGAACGGTTTGTAGAATGCAGGCACTGCAAAGCCAGATGGCAATTCGCAGGCAACGGGACTTTTGCGCTAAAAAAAATGGGGGATAAATACGGAAAGGATTCCCTGAATTTCAGCCTATATATCGACTGGGCTAAATGGACGAACAAGAAAACCATGGAGATATTAGGAGAACGCCAAAAAAACCTTAATACTCTTGTGGAACAATCTGCGAAGTTTTGGTCGGCAGAGACTGATGACATAAGAACCAGGCACTTCCGTTTCCAGGGTACTGGCAAGGCTCAGTTGACACGTGATTACCGTCTGGTCTTCATTCGTGAGGACGGCAAGGTTTTACTCGATTCTTTCCTTTCAGATCTGAGAGGCGCAAATGTCGCTTGGAATCAAAAGTTCGAATTCTTTCTTCCTGGAATGGCTTACCGAATGACATTCTTCGGTCAATCCGCCTACTTCTGGGACTTCATCACGCAGAAAGCAATGTTAGAAAAAAGCGAAGGAGGAGTTTCATGAGTTATCCATGGGACCTTGTGATGGATCTTGGTTACATAGCCGTACTTCTGATAGTGGCCTGGCTCATCCGAAAAGCGCTTCCGTTTCTCAAAACCTTTCGCGTACCCGATGCAATCATAGCAGGCATCATTGGCGTGATTCTTGGCCCAAGCATTTTGAAGATACTGCCTTTTCAAACCGATCGCATGGCCGCAATAGTTTATCACTTTTCGACTATTGCCTTTACGGCTCTTGCTCTGCGAAGGGAGGAACAGAAGGGCCGAACGCGCACTGCCATTTCGACAGGATTCTACAACGGCGTCTCTTACGCCATCCAGGGTGGCCTTGGGCTTCTCATAACCTTGATTCTTATAAAGACTATCTACCCTAATCTCTTTCCGGCTTTTGGGCTGTTCCTGCCCTTTTCATTCGCGCAGGGACCGCAGATGGCTGGCTCAATGGGCACGGAGTGGGGCAACATAGTCCTCCCGTCAGGAAAGAAAGCGCTCGAATTCGGCACGTCCGTCGGATTCAGCTTCTCGACGATCGGGCTCTTCTGGGCATGCTTCGTGGGCGTCCCCCTGATGAACTGGCTGATACGAAGACGCCTCAAAAAAGAAGGCAAGAAACCTAGAGAAGTGCTGAAGGCGACCCCGGAGAGCGTGAAGGTCGAGGAAAAAGGAACCACAAGCGATTTTTCGGTTGATAAGATGACCATCCAGGTTGCTATTATACTTGTAATTTACGTTATCCTTTTCTTTTGCCTCAAGGGTCTCACATGGGTGCTAAGTACGTATACCCCGAAGGACTTAGCCTCGACGATAGTTCCCATTTTCTGGTCAATTCAGTTCGTGTTCGGAGCGCTTATAGGTACGGCGGTTGGAAAGATAATCCACACCCTTGAGGACAGAAAAATACTCAAGGAACGCATCTCCGACGATCACCTCCTGCAGCACCTCGGAGGTCTTGCAATTGACTTCATGATTGCTGCATCTATAGCCGCAATAGATATAAGGGTCTTCCAGGCTTACATCGTACCTATCCTTCTTATAACGACACTGGGCGGACTCGCGACAATTGGTTATACATGGTTTCTCGTAAAGCTCGTGTGGCCTAAGACTTTTGTGGAGCATTTTGTCGCGTTCTTCGGAGACCAGACCGGTACGCTTGCTTCAGGCATGGCGCTTCTGCGCGGTGTAGACCCTGAGTTCAAGACGTCCGCAACTTCTGATCTGGTTTACGGCTCAGCAATGGCTTTGCCCATAGCGGCTCCTTTGATCTTTGTCGCGGCAATACCAATATATGGTTTAAAGACCGGTCAGCCGCAATACTACTGGTGGACTCTATTGATACTTCTGGGGTATCTGGCTCTGGTGCTTGGGCTTTGGCTCAACCCCTGGTCGTTTAAATATCTGACCAAACATTCCAGGGTGGATAAAGTTGAGAAAAAATAGAAACCAAACATCCTGGATGAAGGAATTCATAATGTTTAATCCGAAAAGAAAACAAGGAGGCTTTAATGGGTGCGCCCTTCTCGTATGATTTGATACTCGATTTTTGCTACATCGCCGTTCTGCTTCTCATTTCCATAACTATCCGAAGATATGTGCCCTTCTTTTCTAAATTCCGCATTCCCGACGCGATTCTTGCCGGCCTTTTAGGAATTGTGGCAGGACCTAGCGTCCTCAAGATAATACCTTGGAATACTGACAGACTCGCGGCAATTGTCTATCACCTGATGGCTATAGGATTCATTGCCCTTTCGCTGAAGAAGTCGGAGGTAAAGGATAAAGCTAAAACGGCGTTTTCTGGAGGTTTCTTTACAATAGCCTCGTATGGCATACAGGGATTTTTGGGGCTAGCAATCACCTTAATCCTCATTCTAACGCTATACCCAAGTCTCTTTCCGAACTTCGGATTTCTTCTGCCTTTGGGGTTCGCCCAGGGACCGGGACTGGCAGGCGGAATGGGTCACACGTGGCAGACCCTCCCCCTTCCTCAGACGCTTGTATTTGCCGATAAAACCATGCCTGCCGGTTCCTCGACATTCCCCAATGGAACATCCATCGGATTCAGCTTCTCAACTCTTGGATTCCTCTGGGCCTGCTTTGTCGGGGTTCCTCTCATGAACTTTCTCATGCGCAGACGCGCCAGGAGAGGCGAACCCTCGCCTGGTCTTGAAGGCAAACCGGCGGCAATGCTTGTGGAAAAAGAACGTGATTTTGAGGGAATGTCGCGTTCCGTAGACAAGGCTTCCACTCAGATCATGCTCGTTGGAGTTGTGTATCTCGGCGTCTACTTCATGATTTTAGGTCTGACTACGCTCCTGACCAAGGCTTTCCCAGGGAATCTGGCAAAGAATTTAAATTCCCTTCTGTGGGTTCTCGTGTTCGCTTTCGGAGCGCTTGTGGGCAACCTCTTAACCAAGCTTATAGACGTGCTGGAGGACAAAGGAATCTTACTAAAGGATAAAACCCGCAGTAATTACATCCTGAACCATATCGGCGGCATAAGCGTCGACTTCATGATTGCCGCTTCGATTGCCGCGATTGACCTGAGGGTATTTGCCGACTACGTCGTTCCATTGCTAATAGTAACCACTGTAGGAGGCGTTGCAACCATCTTCTACACATGGTTCTTCGTGTCAAAGGTCTGGCCCAAGACCTTCGTCGAGCATTTTCTCGCGTTCTTCGGTACCCAGACCGGCACAGTGGCAACCGGCATGGGGCTCTTGCGCGGTGTTGATCCCGAGTTCAGAACATCGGCGGCTTCCGATCTGGTTTATGGTTCAGGCATAGCGGTGATTCTTGGACTTCCGCTTCTCTTCATGCCCGCTTTTCTGACAGAAGGATACCAGATGCAGAAGCACAACCTCTACTGGATAACGCTTGCCGCCACCGCCGGCTACACTTTATTGATCCTTCTGGCATGGTTCATATTCTTCAAGCTCTCAAACCGCAAGAGAAAGACCTGACAAATCCGAGATTGATATTGAGAGCTCCGCAAGGGGCTCTTGGTATTCTTTGGGTTGTTCCTACAACTCGCTAGTCTTTATTTATCTCTGGGGAGGAAGAGCGTGCTTGTTCCAGCAGTTGTCTTATCTCGGGCTTGATGAATATCTCGTCTATGGGCATGTCGGATAACGCCTTAAGGAAAAGCTCCGCTTTAATTTCGTCCGAAAGACGCTTATTGATAACGACGTAGCGGTTTTCCACAACCCTGCATCCTCCTCCCCTGCCGTCGAACGTATCGTATATCGTCTTGATGCCCAGATGCTCAGCGACTATCTCAAGCTCTGCAAGAAGCTTCTTTGCGGTCAATGTTCCTCCTTTTATGGATACAGCCGAATCCCGAAATAATCAAAGCCACTTCATCTCCTTGTACCAGTCCAACGTCTCGCGAACACCCTTGTAGATTTCTGTTCGAGGTCTCCATCCCA containing:
- a CDS encoding 1-acyl-sn-glycerol-3-phosphate acyltransferase, which gives rise to MLREWLSFLWRDIFWWWIKIFIGPPFRLFWQTRACGKKFFPRRGQAAFLLANHTNTVDPFMLADFVLRPIRYVVSDEYFRYKPLKVMLGWLKGIPKTKNIPDSVTMRELLKAVKRGEIIGVFPEGQRNWDGETIPLEDTIPRLVQKLKIPVICVKQRGSYMSWPRWSNRIRRGRIIFEFHYLFEDPSSIPEDVAEIKRKIEEKLNYNELEDPFVTNQLFDSPRVAEHLELRLWLCPHCLSFFTLESSERFVECRHCKARWQFAGNGTFALKKMGDKYGKDSLNFSLYIDWAKWTNKKTMEILGERQKNLNTLVEQSAKFWSAETDDIRTRHFRFQGTGKAQLTRDYRLVFIREDGKVLLDSFLSDLRGANVAWNQKFEFFLPGMAYRMTFFGQSAYFWDFITQKAMLEKSEGGVS